One window of the Armatimonadota bacterium genome contains the following:
- a CDS encoding type II secretion system protein has product MKRFLKSNKGFTLLEILIVIALTVIVLGLVFIPVTRTFEFTRQAEVMVRTQDNARIAMEQISRDLADAMYVFDNTRDPINFKVKDATGKTVFVPVYYAKIDLVLPRMRCYCTSPKHPNNQPRDFPRHDPSNPDFDESAPRCKYDGSLLEIRPAEPLAPDTFIVRYFIGLRDPTAEYSNSYASKTAAPGTDNMFVLYRAEFSLYDDNLFDPSIPVEDRLSYPNFFYDEPYCRRWKQISRPMVTVENTDLVNIRFEGVNPIVMPTVKFMPTAVYNDPMVPTMEKSDAPEFGDAPPTVYKATYGHWVLPYEVMLLRKDPKNPGSHILYKTAQGTDGNGNPFIGIFRDGKLIFNITKYLATKSTSKYGAGVIEPAKPEVAFTIDPVKGTANFAFPVVNDQISSKAGGTMAISKMGSTDDINAAYISSGYRDRYRRFLINDPTDTSDPVSEILLNARVVPMSERVVAPCATPGPNYGKPILYSRTPLYCYEPDYNQYKLDIDYGIGSNGTPCEGVAAIFFHSLQTQERGSGVPLPPGKDNVFVFYQVQNNLADDTLRANYVTKSLITVTLGIKMYDPASGKPQNIELTNKVRIRNVAS; this is encoded by the coding sequence ATGAAACGATTTCTCAAATCCAATAAGGGATTCACGCTCTTAGAAATACTGATCGTCATTGCCTTGACGGTGATTGTTCTGGGACTGGTCTTTATACCGGTTACCAGGACTTTTGAATTTACTCGACAGGCCGAAGTGATGGTCAGGACCCAGGACAACGCGCGCATCGCCATGGAGCAGATAAGCCGTGATTTGGCTGACGCCATGTATGTTTTCGACAATACGCGAGACCCAATCAATTTTAAGGTAAAAGATGCAACAGGAAAAACAGTTTTCGTCCCGGTATATTACGCCAAAATTGATTTGGTTCTTCCGCGCATGAGGTGCTATTGTACTAGCCCGAAACATCCTAATAACCAGCCGAGGGATTTTCCAAGACACGACCCTTCTAATCCCGATTTTGACGAATCAGCGCCACGGTGTAAGTATGATGGCTCATTGCTGGAAATCCGGCCCGCCGAGCCACTAGCGCCTGATACTTTTATTGTTCGCTATTTTATAGGCCTAAGAGACCCGACAGCAGAGTATTCGAATAGTTATGCGAGCAAGACAGCAGCCCCGGGTACTGATAATATGTTTGTCCTTTACCGGGCAGAGTTTAGTCTCTATGATGATAACTTATTTGATCCCAGCATTCCCGTGGAGGACCGACTGTCTTATCCAAACTTTTTCTATGATGAACCATACTGCAGGCGCTGGAAGCAAATAAGCAGGCCTATGGTTACGGTGGAGAATACCGACCTAGTAAACATTAGGTTCGAAGGTGTCAATCCAATCGTTATGCCAACGGTAAAGTTTATGCCAACGGCCGTCTATAACGACCCAATGGTTCCAACTATGGAAAAGAGTGATGCTCCAGAGTTTGGCGATGCACCACCAACCGTTTATAAAGCAACCTATGGACATTGGGTTTTGCCCTATGAAGTCATGCTGTTGCGAAAAGATCCGAAGAATCCAGGCTCGCATATATTGTATAAGACAGCTCAGGGCACCGATGGAAATGGCAATCCGTTTATAGGCATCTTCAGGGATGGAAAGCTGATATTCAATATAACAAAATACCTAGCTACGAAGAGCACCAGTAAATATGGCGCTGGGGTAATCGAACCAGCGAAGCCTGAGGTTGCCTTCACGATTGATCCGGTTAAAGGCACTGCGAATTTCGCCTTTCCGGTAGTAAATGACCAAATCAGCAGCAAAGCGGGCGGTACAATGGCGATAAGCAAAATGGGTAGCACTGACGATATCAACGCGGCTTATATTAGTTCGGGATACCGCGACCGATACCGCCGCTTCCTAATCAATGACCCAACTGATACTTCAGACCCAGTTTCAGAAATACTACTTAATGCACGGGTTGTCCCGATGTCCGAGCGTGTAGTAGCACCTTGCGCCACCCCGGGTCCAAACTATGGAAAACCAATTCTGTATAGTCGGACTCCACTATATTGCTACGAGCCAGATTATAACCAATACAAGCTGGATATTGACTATGGCATTGGAAGTAATGGAACACCTTGTGAAGGCGTCGCGGCAATTTTCTTCCATTCCCTTCAGACCCAGGAGAGAGGGTCGGGTGTACCATTGCCGCCGGGTAAAGACAATGTCTTTGTCTTTTATCAGGTGCAAAACAATCTTGCAGATGATACATTGCGAGCAAATTATGTGACAAAGAGCTTGATAACGGTGACGTTAGGCATAAAAATGTATGACCCAGCATCAGGTAAACCACAGAATATCGAACTTACAAATAAGGTGCGCATTAGGAACGTTGCCTCATGA
- a CDS encoding prepilin peptidase, which translates to MPEWLGAAIAFIYGTVVGSFLNVCIWRMPRDESIIRPGSHCPSCKTLLRAWDLVPLLSFLIQNRRCRYCGEPISWRYFLVELLTGGYFAVTYIWFGYSVNFFANALFGAALIAVFFIDLEHWIIPDQLSLFGIVVGLVHDGIELAIGGRQPYWIPVPGTDLLLPVPQSIAAIIICGGFFMAIAVISYYVFKKEGMGGGDIKLAAAIGANLGIWPSMVSFLIAVALGSLIGIGLILAGRKTRKDYVPFGPMMVAGAIIAIFFGQRILDSYLIFSGLGN; encoded by the coding sequence ATGCCCGAATGGCTCGGTGCAGCGATTGCATTCATATATGGGACGGTGGTCGGCAGTTTTCTCAATGTATGTATCTGGCGTATGCCGAGGGATGAGTCAATCATCCGGCCAGGTTCCCATTGTCCATCTTGTAAGACACTCCTCCGTGCATGGGATCTGGTCCCCTTGCTCAGTTTCTTAATTCAAAATAGGCGCTGCCGTTATTGTGGTGAGCCAATTAGTTGGCGGTATTTCTTGGTTGAATTATTGACGGGAGGATATTTCGCAGTAACATATATCTGGTTCGGATACAGCGTGAACTTTTTTGCGAACGCGCTTTTTGGAGCTGCACTAATCGCAGTTTTTTTTATAGACTTAGAACATTGGATTATACCAGACCAGCTAAGCCTTTTTGGGATAGTAGTTGGTTTGGTACATGATGGAATTGAGTTGGCAATCGGGGGTAGGCAACCATATTGGATTCCAGTACCGGGTACGGATTTGCTGTTACCTGTGCCACAATCAATAGCAGCGATCATAATCTGCGGCGGATTTTTCATGGCAATCGCCGTTATCAGCTATTATGTCTTCAAGAAAGAAGGCATGGGCGGCGGCGATATTAAGCTAGCAGCAGCGATAGGTGCAAACTTAGGAATATGGCCTTCGATGGTATCATTCCTAATTGCGGTGGCGCTAGGCAGCTTGATTGGCATTGGCTTGATTTTGGCAGGCAGGAAAACAAGAAAAGACTATGTTCCTTTTGGGCCAATGATGGTTGCCGGTGCAATAATAGCAATATTTTTTGGCCAGCGAATACTGGATTCATATCTAATTTTTAGTGGACTTGGCAACTAG
- a CDS encoding type II secretion system F family protein, which produces MATFAYTIRDATGTIRQGISEGESEAAVARSLQERGYTVMKVQRTKASKPKSAGMGFGRVKLTDLAIFCRQFSTMIDAGVSLVRCLSVLAEQTQSPKLRRIIADIEAQVQGGETLSKAMSKYPNVFSNLFIGLVRAGEVGGALEESLQRLSTFLEKDLELRRKVKSAMTYPTIVVIVALIIVIGLVTFVLPKFMDLFKDLGVKEMPFTTLILMNFSHFLTTKWYIMLGCLIAFFVAFRLFVKTRVGRRIYDRIKLKAPVFGKLNHKICLSRFSRTLATLLISGVPILQAMETVAGTVANEIIGDAILEARSRIREGDRIGEPLQKSKMFPPMVVQMISIGEESGALDQMLGKIADFYENEVDAALQSLTASIEPVMIVFLGGAVGFIVISMFMPLITVIGNLSQGGGE; this is translated from the coding sequence ATGGCAACCTTTGCATACACAATCAGAGACGCAACAGGCACAATACGGCAAGGGATATCGGAAGGTGAAAGCGAGGCAGCGGTAGCACGGTCGCTTCAAGAGCGCGGCTATACGGTTATGAAGGTCCAACGCACAAAAGCTTCCAAGCCCAAGTCCGCTGGGATGGGATTTGGGCGCGTGAAGCTTACCGACCTTGCTATCTTTTGCCGTCAATTTTCAACGATGATTGATGCGGGTGTTTCACTCGTAAGATGTCTTTCAGTCCTTGCGGAACAAACGCAAAGTCCTAAATTGCGGCGAATTATTGCTGATATTGAAGCCCAAGTTCAGGGCGGAGAAACGCTTTCAAAAGCAATGTCCAAATATCCTAATGTTTTCAGCAATTTATTCATCGGTTTGGTTCGAGCTGGCGAAGTTGGCGGCGCGCTTGAAGAAAGCCTTCAGAGGTTATCTACCTTCTTGGAAAAAGATTTGGAACTCCGCCGCAAAGTTAAATCCGCAATGACATATCCAACAATCGTCGTGATTGTTGCGCTCATAATTGTTATCGGCTTGGTCACGTTTGTGCTTCCAAAATTTATGGACCTGTTTAAAGACCTCGGCGTTAAAGAAATGCCATTCACAACGCTAATACTTATGAATTTCAGCCATTTTCTGACAACGAAATGGTATATAATGCTAGGTTGCCTTATTGCGTTCTTCGTAGCATTTCGCCTTTTTGTCAAGACCAGGGTTGGACGTCGAATTTACGACCGAATAAAGCTTAAAGCACCGGTATTTGGAAAGCTAAATCACAAAATATGCCTTTCGCGATTTTCGCGCACGCTAGCAACGCTTCTAATAAGTGGTGTCCCGATACTTCAGGCTATGGAAACTGTCGCAGGGACAGTGGCAAATGAAATCATCGGTGATGCGATTCTAGAGGCGAGATCGAGAATTCGCGAAGGCGATAGGATTGGCGAACCTCTTCAAAAAAGCAAAATGTTCCCGCCTATGGTGGTCCAAATGATAAGCATCGGCGAAGAGTCCGGTGCGCTGGACCAAATGCTTGGAAAGATTGCGGACTTCTATGAAAATGAAGTAGATGCCGCGCTTCAAAGCCTTACAGCTTCCATCGAACCTGTAATGATTGTATTTTTGGGTGGCGCTGTAGGTTTCATAGTTATCTCAATGTTCATGCCGCTCATCACAGTTATTGGCAATCTTTCACAAGGCGGCGGCGAGTAG
- a CDS encoding type II secretion system protein yields the protein MLLKKHGGFTIIELLTVISIMGVLAALIFPVVASSRESAKKAQCTSNLHQIWTALKQFQMDEHRYPDFIAGPAYKENGAIVPLNKTSGMDATGRAVSLYPEYIKEASALNCPKSVVNGEGVEYKQTDVAPDPLGRTWYETNATDPNNPEPQPVFLYKYSSYDYQCPRPLGWKPEAHYSIEWPLDDDDDKLQENIVKQLKWRNPPAETVVAWCSYHRDVTRTGVRPNSKDLVLFLDGHVKQLPSSLGIDWKNAWRNFKQ from the coding sequence ATGCTACTAAAAAAACATGGCGGTTTTACAATTATAGAACTTTTGACAGTTATTAGTATCATGGGCGTGCTAGCGGCCTTAATCTTTCCAGTCGTAGCTTCTTCACGCGAGAGCGCAAAGAAAGCTCAGTGTACGAGCAATCTTCACCAAATTTGGACCGCTCTAAAGCAATTTCAAATGGACGAACACCGATATCCAGATTTTATTGCAGGTCCGGCGTATAAGGAGAATGGAGCAATTGTACCGCTAAACAAGACTTCTGGCATGGATGCAACCGGCCGTGCTGTGTCGCTATACCCCGAATACATCAAAGAGGCTAGTGCTCTAAATTGTCCAAAATCAGTTGTCAACGGAGAGGGTGTGGAATATAAGCAAACGGACGTCGCCCCAGACCCATTAGGCAGAACGTGGTATGAGACCAACGCAACAGACCCCAATAACCCAGAGCCGCAGCCAGTTTTTCTATATAAATACTCCAGTTACGATTACCAGTGTCCAAGACCACTTGGATGGAAACCTGAGGCGCATTATTCCATCGAGTGGCCGCTAGATGATGACGATGATAAGCTTCAGGAAAATATAGTAAAACAATTAAAATGGCGAAACCCACCTGCTGAGACAGTCGTCGCTTGGTGTTCCTACCACAGGGATGTCACGCGAACAGGGGTTAGGCCCAATAGCAAAGATTTAGTGCTGTTCTTGGATGGACATGTAAAACAACTGCCATCTTCATTGGGAATTGATTGGAAAAACGCCTGGAGGAACTTCAAACAATAG
- a CDS encoding type IV pilus twitching motility protein PilT, with protein sequence MQQRPIGKVRPIEEVHIDDLLRLVVERGASDLHLAVGVPPILRIDGQLMPTNYEKLTPTDSQRLVYDILTDEQIQRFEADLQLDFSYSLAKVSRFRVNVFRDKGTVAAAFRVIPTRIPTIRELGLPVILEELSRKPRGLILVTGPTGSGKSTTLAAMVNQINSERSAHIITIEDPIEYLHQHKMSIINQRELGLDVRSFSGALRAALREDPDVILVGEMRDLDTISTAITCAETGHLVLATLHTINAPQTVDRVVDVFPPEQQEQIRFMLSNNLEAVLCQQLLPRAGMPGRVCAMEVMIASPAIRNLIRENKAHQITSVIQTSANLGMQTMDQSLRDLYQRGQITYDEALSRAMNPDEFKTMVATAGRGPMPGNANGR encoded by the coding sequence ATGCAACAACGTCCGATTGGTAAAGTACGTCCAATCGAGGAAGTTCATATAGATGACCTTCTTAGATTGGTGGTGGAGCGCGGAGCTTCTGACCTCCACCTAGCAGTAGGGGTGCCACCAATTCTCCGAATTGATGGCCAGCTTATGCCAACTAATTATGAGAAGCTGACACCAACGGACAGTCAGAGGCTAGTGTATGATATTCTAACTGACGAGCAAATCCAGCGGTTTGAAGCCGACCTCCAGCTTGATTTTTCGTATTCTTTGGCTAAAGTTTCGCGCTTTAGAGTTAACGTTTTTCGCGATAAGGGCACAGTAGCAGCTGCTTTCCGGGTGATTCCCACACGAATTCCTACTATTCGCGAGCTGGGTCTTCCAGTAATACTTGAAGAACTTTCAAGAAAGCCTCGCGGATTGATTCTCGTGACAGGGCCGACCGGTTCAGGAAAGTCCACAACTCTGGCGGCGATGGTCAACCAGATAAACTCTGAGAGAAGTGCGCATATCATTACCATTGAAGATCCCATTGAGTATTTGCATCAACACAAAATGAGCATCATTAATCAGCGTGAGCTTGGCCTCGATGTTCGGTCGTTCTCGGGTGCACTTCGAGCTGCTCTTCGCGAAGACCCAGATGTAATTCTCGTTGGCGAAATGCGAGATTTGGACACGATATCAACTGCAATAACATGCGCTGAAACAGGACACCTAGTGCTTGCTACACTACATACAATCAACGCGCCCCAAACGGTTGACCGTGTGGTAGACGTGTTTCCGCCTGAGCAACAAGAGCAAATCCGGTTTATGCTTTCAAATAACTTGGAAGCCGTTCTATGTCAACAGCTGTTGCCTAGAGCAGGAATGCCAGGCCGCGTTTGTGCAATGGAGGTAATGATAGCTTCACCGGCTATAAGAAACCTCATTAGAGAAAATAAAGCACACCAGATAACTTCGGTTATACAGACTAGTGCTAATCTTGGGATGCAGACAATGGACCAATCGCTAAGAGACCTATATCAACGCGGCCAAATAACATATGACGAAGCTCTATCACGAGCGATGAATCCTGATGAATTCAAAACAATGGTAGCAACTGCCGGACGCGGCCCCATGCCTGGGAACGCTAATGGACGATAG
- a CDS encoding ATPase, T2SS/T4P/T4SS family encodes MVTMRKDIGDLLLEAQVITPEQLAQAREAQKAAPGDIGQIIMDLGFANEKQVLQARARQLNIPFVDLTTQKIDPAAINVVPENIVRRHKVMPVMKNGNRLTVAMADTNNIMALDDLRSVTRLQIQPALATAQAIEEAIERNYRGGSSDAASATPAAATGAPLGGGIASIQDAIDSYRSREVAEEEDPDAVARVAEEAPIIRAANTIIQQAIQQEASDIHVEPDRRHVRVRYRLDGVLHEEMTLPKYIQAPLISRFKIMAEMNIAERRVPQDGRIAVRANGKDYDLRVSCLPTIYGEKIVCRILDKSSVLIGLNKLGFSPESLARLEELIVQPNGMVLSTGPTGSGKTTTQYSVLHKINSVAKNIITIEDPVEYQLPGISQVQVNVKAGLTFATALRAFLRQDPDIIMVGEMRDLETAEIAVEAALTGHLVLSTLHTNNAPSAVIRMVDMGVEPYLISATVIGVLAQRLARKVCQNCKEPYQVRASELRVLGYPVEDKNEMITLYRGRGCEVCRHTGFKGRIGIFELMCVNDEIAELIVRRAPLADIREAAKANGMKELREDGLDKVLQGITTPEEVKAVVFTAGH; translated from the coding sequence ATGGTAACGATGAGAAAAGATATAGGCGATCTCCTTCTGGAGGCGCAAGTAATAACACCTGAGCAGCTTGCCCAGGCAAGAGAAGCTCAGAAAGCTGCACCTGGGGATATTGGCCAGATAATCATGGATCTTGGTTTTGCAAATGAAAAACAGGTGCTACAGGCTCGTGCACGCCAGCTGAACATACCGTTTGTAGACCTTACCACCCAGAAAATTGATCCTGCTGCTATAAATGTGGTGCCTGAGAATATAGTCAGGCGGCACAAGGTAATGCCGGTCATGAAGAATGGCAATCGCTTGACGGTAGCAATGGCGGATACAAACAACATAATGGCGCTTGACGACCTAAGGTCCGTCACGCGATTGCAGATTCAACCGGCGCTTGCTACTGCTCAGGCGATTGAGGAAGCTATCGAACGCAATTACCGTGGTGGAAGCAGTGACGCCGCAAGTGCTACTCCAGCTGCAGCCACAGGTGCCCCGCTTGGCGGGGGGATAGCAAGCATTCAAGATGCGATAGACTCATATAGGTCTCGCGAGGTTGCCGAAGAAGAAGACCCCGATGCAGTTGCAAGGGTTGCCGAGGAAGCCCCAATAATCCGGGCAGCCAACACAATCATACAGCAGGCCATCCAGCAGGAAGCAAGCGATATCCATGTCGAGCCCGACAGGCGCCATGTGCGCGTGAGATATCGCTTGGATGGCGTTCTGCATGAAGAGATGACGCTTCCAAAATATATTCAAGCACCCTTGATTTCAAGATTTAAGATTATGGCGGAAATGAATATCGCTGAACGAAGGGTGCCTCAAGATGGACGTATTGCCGTTCGAGCAAATGGAAAAGATTATGACCTTCGTGTGAGCTGTTTGCCAACCATCTATGGCGAGAAAATCGTCTGCCGAATTCTCGATAAGAGCAGTGTATTGATTGGTTTGAACAAGTTAGGTTTCTCGCCGGAGTCACTTGCAAGGCTTGAAGAATTAATAGTGCAACCTAACGGAATGGTTCTTTCTACGGGTCCAACCGGTAGCGGCAAAACTACAACCCAATATTCTGTTCTTCATAAGATTAACTCGGTAGCAAAGAACATAATCACAATTGAAGACCCTGTAGAGTATCAGCTTCCAGGAATATCACAGGTTCAAGTCAACGTCAAAGCAGGCTTAACTTTCGCAACCGCTCTAAGAGCTTTTCTGCGGCAAGACCCCGATATAATTATGGTAGGTGAAATGCGAGACCTTGAAACAGCAGAAATAGCGGTTGAAGCAGCTCTTACAGGTCACCTGGTTCTATCCACATTGCATACCAACAATGCCCCATCAGCCGTTATCCGAATGGTGGATATGGGGGTTGAGCCATACCTGATATCCGCAACCGTAATTGGTGTTCTGGCGCAAAGGCTTGCTAGAAAAGTCTGCCAGAACTGCAAAGAACCCTACCAAGTGCGTGCGAGCGAGCTTCGAGTGCTAGGTTACCCGGTAGAGGATAAGAATGAGATGATCACACTCTACCGTGGTCGCGGCTGTGAGGTGTGTAGGCATACCGGTTTCAAAGGAAGAATTGGAATCTTCGAACTTATGTGCGTAAATGATGAGATTGCCGAGCTTATCGTACGCAGAGCACCTCTTGCCGACATTCGCGAAGCGGCAAAAGCAAATGGAATGAAAGAACTCCGGGAGGATGGATTAGATAAAGTCCTTCAAGGGATTACCACTCCTGAAGAGGTCAAGGCTGTAGTCTTCACCGCAGGTCATTAA
- a CDS encoding shikimate dehydrogenase, with protein MSNLERQKREDGKLKGLLSGETKVVGVFGYPVRHSLSPAMHNAAFQELGLDFVYVPFNVHPDNLEAAVRGIRALQIVGVNVTIPHKESVIRFLDWVSPEAQQISSVNTVHNSEGLLRGYSTDGQGFIESLGQMAAEVVGKKVVVLGAGGSARAIVNALAVRGCQVTVANRTLSRAIEMVEALKAKLGEHPIHAVQIESEEARHAVEGANFLVNCTSVGMFPHTDEQPVPSEWLHKGLLVYDLIYNPMETKLLQAARKVGCKVMNGIKMLVYQGAISFRIWTGLEPPIKAMEEAVVAGLKRMK; from the coding sequence TTGAGTAATCTAGAGCGTCAGAAAAGGGAAGATGGAAAGTTGAAAGGACTGTTGAGCGGCGAGACAAAAGTTGTTGGCGTTTTCGGATATCCCGTGCGTCACAGCTTGTCTCCTGCAATGCATAATGCAGCTTTCCAAGAGCTTGGGCTAGACTTTGTCTACGTCCCGTTTAACGTGCACCCTGACAATTTGGAAGCCGCGGTTCGAGGTATCCGCGCGTTGCAGATAGTCGGCGTGAATGTAACAATCCCACACAAGGAATCAGTAATTCGATTCCTTGATTGGGTCAGTCCCGAAGCCCAGCAGATATCTTCTGTAAATACAGTGCATAACTCTGAGGGATTACTCAGAGGCTACAGCACAGATGGGCAAGGTTTTATCGAATCGCTGGGTCAGATGGCTGCTGAGGTGGTTGGCAAAAAGGTTGTCGTGCTAGGCGCTGGTGGTTCAGCAAGGGCAATAGTTAATGCGTTGGCTGTTCGAGGTTGCCAAGTGACTGTTGCAAATCGCACGCTTAGTCGAGCAATTGAAATGGTTGAGGCGCTTAAAGCGAAGTTGGGTGAGCATCCAATTCACGCAGTGCAAATAGAAAGCGAGGAAGCACGGCACGCAGTGGAGGGAGCAAACTTTCTGGTCAACTGCACTTCTGTCGGGATGTTTCCGCATACCGATGAGCAGCCGGTTCCTTCGGAATGGTTGCACAAAGGGCTGTTGGTATACGATTTGATATATAACCCAATGGAAACGAAATTGCTACAAGCGGCACGCAAGGTTGGATGTAAGGTAATGAATGGTATTAAGATGCTAGTTTATCAAGGAGCGATTTCATTTCGGATATGGACTGGCTTGGAGCCACCAATTAAGGCCATGGAGGAGGCAGTGGTGGCTGGATTAAAGAGAATGAAGTAA
- a CDS encoding YqeG family HAD IIIA-type phosphatase — protein MNKLLKLLCPDEYLSSVSQIDLQALRNRGFSAILVDLDNTLVPWRKSEVPKATHDWLQKAKEYGFKVCIVSNTRFPNRLKRLAKEMNLPYVNRVLKPRRGGFREALRLLGVEPEHAVVVGDQVFTDILGGERLGLYTILVRPLSKHEFIATIISRFFERMLLRFFERRGMLAIKDGAKPS, from the coding sequence GTGAATAAGCTCCTTAAGCTTCTTTGCCCTGATGAGTATTTATCTTCAGTGAGCCAGATAGACTTACAAGCATTACGAAATCGCGGTTTTTCAGCGATACTCGTTGATTTAGATAATACATTGGTGCCCTGGAGGAAAAGCGAAGTTCCCAAAGCAACTCACGATTGGCTTCAAAAGGCAAAGGAATATGGATTCAAGGTTTGCATAGTCTCGAATACACGGTTTCCCAATCGGCTTAAGCGCCTTGCGAAAGAAATGAATTTGCCATATGTGAATAGGGTATTAAAGCCTCGGCGCGGAGGTTTTAGAGAGGCACTAAGACTTCTTGGTGTAGAGCCTGAACATGCAGTTGTAGTGGGTGACCAGGTTTTTACCGATATTTTGGGTGGTGAAAGGCTAGGACTATATACCATTCTAGTAAGGCCCCTTTCCAAACATGAATTCATAGCAACAATAATCAGCAGGTTTTTCGAGAGAATGCTTTTAAGGTTTTTTGAAAGGCGCGGAATGCTTGCCATCAAAGATGGTGCAAAGCCTTCGTAG